AGTGGAAAAATGTTAGTAATATAAGGAGGATAGCCTTGCCTCAAAACTAAATGAAACATATTCACTCATctgcaagagagaaagaaaatttgctAGATCTTAGTTATTAGGACTGTATTTAAAATGCCGAGTTTCTTTTACGTATCACAGAGGAAGCTAGCACTCTTCCTTGAAGTCTGCTGTGACCGAGGGAGACCAATCCCTTTGTCTTTTTACACAGAAGCCACTATTCTTGTGATGTTCAAGACGAAGCATCATTAAACTGAAAGCAGGAGAGACCACAGACAGCTAACCTTAAACCTCCACAGAGGAAAAGTCCTAATTCCCAGAGTGAGGAACTGTAACTAGGGTTGACTGTTCCACATTTCATCTGAGTGATGGATGTTGTCATGATGGGGACACCTTCAGGGGACAGGAACCCTCATCTCAATTATGCCAGCCTCATTCCATTAATATttgtcttatctgtaaaataactgCACTCTTCCGATTTTTTAGTGGGCTACTTCTAAGGGTTCTAACATACAACCAGTAATCAATAGAGGTTGGTTCTAGGCTGGTCTTAGGGCTTAGTGGTCCCAGGtagctcagacggcaaagaatctgcctgccagggcaggagacgcaagagacaggggtttgatccctgggtcaggaagacccctggagaagggaatggttactcactctagtgttcttgcctggagaattccatggacagagcagccggagcctggtgggctacagtccatggggtcacggcttagcgactgacacacacacaggctggtCTTAACCAAGCCTGAAAGGGTGCAAATAAATTTCATTCTCCAGCAGAGGGCAGCACCACATAAAAATTACCCTACAGAGTGACAGCGGTGCAGCATCTTTGCCTGTCACCATGCACTTTGCATACCATTATTTTACGGCCATGTAGCtcctgggatcttagtttcccaaccaggaattgaacctgggtcccctgcagtggaagcacagagtctgaccactggattgccagggaagccctctatattatcgaatatttattatttagtgTCACAAAAATGGAAGACTTGTCCATACAAGTTACCTTGAATACTGATGGGCAATCCAGGCAAACAGTTTAAGCCCTAACTATTTAAAATCTTATAATTTTAAGATTAAAttaagttatttaaatttaacttaatttaaattatttagtaATTTAAATAACTCTGTGCTTtatttgtcactcagtcgtgtccaactctttgcgaccccatggacggtagcctatcaggctccgtggcccatgggattttccagccaagcatactggagtgggctcccgtTTCTTCCTTCCACATGAGTCTTCCTCTGTGTGCATAcgtcctgggtgtgtgtgtggtgtctacTTTGCTTTCCATTCCCATGCAAGTAGTAATTTTCTATTGCAACCAAATAAAATGCATATTACATAGAGTCGCAACACATAACACCACAACATTGCAGGTGAGAGTTTTGTTTAAAAGTGTGTACCTTGGAACTTAGCTAAAAAGAATTCATCTTTCTAATAGCAAAAGGACCTCATCAAAAGCAGATTCGTTCATAGTGCGGTCAATTCAACATGGATTCCTACAGAACAAAGCTTTTAAGTattaatgaatacattttaacAATTATTTGATCAATCAGTCATAAAGTAATTTCCTTCCTTTCCGCTTTGACCTTTGTAAAGTATCAGCATTGTCAGGCTAATACAGTATTCATCTactaaaaataaactttgaagaAAATTGTTTGGGATTATTACAGAATTGTGTTATAGTTCTATTTCAGTTGAGATTTACTTTTGATATTTATGTGTGTGACACAGATGAAAGTCCTCCTCCATTTGGTCAAAGTCTATAATCTGAATcaactttaattaaaaagaatttttggtTAAATCTCTCTCTGCTAATCTTGTACTGTTAATAATTACAACTTTTCCTAAGGTAAATGCCAATGAATGCAGATGTCGATATGTGCAAATAATGATAGagtgaaattaaaacaacatACTTATATCAACtcctatttaatttaaaaaaaaatcccttctacCCTGGCACTTCTGCTATGCAATTATAATAGAAACTTACACTTTTATAGCCAGTGATGGAAACTATTAGCCATCAGGGCTTTGGAACTAATGCTGCCAAATGGAGAGATGAGTGGGTGGTGCTCTGTGGTCTTCTGGTGTCTCTGTAATTCCTGAACATAAAGATACAGGCGCGTTCTTAGCTCTGCCCATAGCCGAACCATCTGCACTTGCGTCAACATTTCTGATCCAACTCAAAGGAAATTTCAGCTGACAGTTATGAACCATAGCCACGTTCGGGTGTCTATGAGGTAAGTTCTGTCTAAgtttgggggaattccctggtggtccagtggttgagacttcgccTTCCGAAGCAGggagtatgggttcaatccctgatcagggaactaagatcccacacacttcttggccaagaaaccaaaacacaGAACAATATCATAAAAAATGCagtaaaaacagattttaaattcaaaatgctttaaaaatggtccacattaaaaaaaaacaaaaacttggaaAAAAAGTCAGCTTTGAGATTGAAATCTGCAGTTTGGAAATTTGGAAACATGTCCAGGACATTTGTCATGCTGGGACTCTCTCCTCCTATCACAAGGGGGTGTTAGGATCCAAGGAGAGATGACCCTCTGACTTGAGGGTCTGGAACCACAAAACACTAAATAAGCGCACCCTTTTGGTTCCATTACCCTAAATGTCCATAATAAATGTGAAAGGCTCATCCGCACTTTCCCATAGTACATTTTGGGCTAACATATGAGAACACGTCACACGCAGCCCAACGAAAACACCACGTGTACGTGCttgcgcatgctcagtcgtgtccgagtcctggtgaccccatggactgtagcccaccaggctcctctgtccgtgggattctccaggcaagaatactggagagggctgccatttcctcctccaggggagcttcccgaccgaGGCATAGAACCCGAGTTCTtgcgtctcctgccctggcaggcagattcttcaccattgctCCACCTGGGATCTCGAACGTGGTACAAAATCAGATGTTCTGTACAGTGCCAAGAACAGGGCAGACAAGCAACATGTAACAACCACCCCATTGGACGTCAAGCTGCAAAagaactcagtttttaaaatttaccttttatTTCTGACTGCTGCTTTAAGTACATCTTTTGATAAACTTGGCATTTATCTGCTAAATCTGACGAGCTAGGTGTGACTAACACTGACTAAATCGGAAGTGATTGGTAGGTCTCTACAGTAATTTTGCAAGTTTAGAGATAACATTTGATGACTACATATCAGCAACCTCTGTAACTGCTATAAACAGTGGGGGAAAAATGTCAGTGGTTTAGAAAATAACTTTGAGTTAATCCTAATCTTTCTTATACTTCTATTAATGTTAGTCACCACTTTTGCTTCTTTTAGTCAGGGATTTATACGGAATCCTCCCAAACTGGATGAAGTACCTTAATTTTCTAAGCCTATAGCCAAAACCAAATAGCACTTTTATGAAACTGTCAAGTAAACCAAGGCTTCCCTCCCATCCTCCACAGCTTCCACAGTAAACCATCAAACAAGAATTCTGGATATTCTTTGGATCTAATCTTTCATTTGGTTAATCCTCTAAAATTTGGATTTTAAAGCACAGCTCCCCTTCCAATATCATCATTAAAGATTTCTCTTTCTTGGCTAATGTGCTGGGTCATACTGAGGCTCTGTCTTAAGCTGAGATAATAGGTTTTAGAGGGGGTTGCCTTTCACCTATGGGCTGAATTGTGATGTACAATATCTGAactgtacaatattgtgatggatGTTGCCATACATTAATATGAACTGACCacaggcatacatgtgtcccttctatcctgaacccctcctccctccccagatttttatttatttctcaactGAGCTTTCTCTCTGGGGCAAAACACTTGACCTGATAGAAAAGacatagaaataaatattaaattaacttttaaaaaggcaaggatactgggagGGCCAACTCTTTGTCAATACCTTTCCCGTGGTGGTCCTTATTACCCTGCTAATTCCTGACTTTGTCTTCCCAATAACCAACtgttttaataaacatttctttcaaaaatactCAAGCAAAGACCTCTTTGACAGCACCCAGATTATGCAAGTGCTTGAATGAGAAAGAGGGCACCTGTGTCCTAGAGTGTATCACTACATAATGCCAGTAACCTGTAAGTTCACTTATGCACTTTGTAACAAAAAGAGTAACAGAGTAAAGGGTGACTGCTCTCTGTGGTTTTCTTCTAAACTGTGGGAGTGTCAATACTCATCCCGGATCTTGCGGATGATGACTTTTGGGAGCCATCAACCATCTTAGCTCCAGTCTCAATCTTCAGTATTTAAAGGAGGGgaacttttattttcatcatggcATGAATCCATTCCGATTATAGATTTGGCCCTGGTCCCCGTAGGAGCTTACAACACATCTTCCCCAATTCCAGattcaaatattaaattaaaacagATGTGCAAAACTAAAGGAAATTCCACCACCAAAAACATACCCGACCCCTCCACAAAACTGCCAGCTCTGGGGAAAACCAGTGTCCATGGCTCTGGGCCCTTCTCCTAAACCTGGAAAAGAACAGAGTCAGGACTTccccagcggtccagtggttaagactccacgctcccagggCAGGcaccatgggttcgatccctggctagggaactaagatcctgcacgcaGCACAATgtgggaaaagagaagaaaaagaacagattcaCATTGCTCCTTAACCTGCGCGTGTTTCAATGTCCGAGAGGCCAATGAGAAGGAGCCAAGGTCTAGAAGTTCCTGGGGTGCTCTCCACGCCCCCGCTTGGGCCACTCCTCGTCCACCCACCTGCGCAGCACCTTCTCCACGTCGGCCCGGTGGTACAGCCGGCAGAGCTCCATCAGCTGGCCCACCGTCCTCTGACTGTTCCGGAGCAAGAACTCCAGGGTGGGGCTCTGCGGTCGCTGCTCCAGGAAGCACAGCTCGTCGTAGGGCATGCCCCACTTGCTTGCAAAATTCCTCCAGTTTTTGACTGTTGGGTGACAGGGATCCAGCTTTATCCTGATCACATCTAGTAAGTCCTGGTCATTGAGCAAGTCGCTGATGGTGGGGACTTGCAGCGAACAGGAGGGACAGGAACAGGTCTCCGTGCAGGACACATCCTTGCTCACATCTGCAGGGTAAAGCACAGGGTGCATGTGTCAGCAAGAGGCCCCGGACACACACTTATCTCTTCAGTCCTTTATTTTCCTACTGAATTGCTCATAGCATCAGGGTGAGCACAGCATCTATTTCAGGATACTCACTTCTACATATTCACCAATAACGCCTTGTTCTTTGCGGTCAAGAAGAGCTGCTCTGCTGGAAGCGGTGGCAAGACTTTATATAGCCAGTGTTCCTTTCTGAGACTGTCTGTCTCCCCAGGCTGTGTGTCTGTGAGCCTGCTGGCCAGATAAGGGCTCCAAAAATCAGAGCTCTTTCCATGGGCAGATAGCCAGTCCAGGGGGGTTGGACTCAGCCATCCCAGGAGAAACCAGCCCATTCTCACCTGCTCCTCAACCCTCTTGCCCCTTCCAAATTATAAGTCAGCCTTGTCAGCTTTTTAAGGTCAAGCACAGCATGTCAGAGTGTAAAGTATTGCACAATTCTTCaaaaagtctttattaaaaaaaaaaaaatacatgcacaacCCCAAACTGGAATATCCACTCCAAACGCATATTTGAAAATGAGTGATAACTGATAATGCCAGACTTTTCAGATTTATGGCTACCTTATCATGGCTTTgcctttatttatgtttttgtccttttttttacaCATAGGGCTGCCTTTGAAGTGGAGCCAATACCCTGAGGTGTGTGCAGTAGGCTGGATGAGTGGGTGACTTTGAGCTCAGCCTCCCCAAGAagggggcatccctggtggctcagatgataaaaaaaaaatgtgcctgcaatcctggagacccaggttcgatccctgggttgggaagatcccctggagaagggaatggctacctgctctagtattcttgcctggagaattccatggacagaggagcctggcaggctatagtctatggggtcgtgaagggtcggacatgactgcttTCACCAAGAAGAGCAGCCCCAGCACAGAGGAAGGGCCACCTTCCCATGCATCATCTCTGGCCTCCCTGCAGGATCTGCCATGTGAGCAGAGGATGAAGCTAGTAGGTAAGCAGTAAATAGGTTAGAGGGAAGAGGTTAGTAGGCAAGAGAGAACTCAGAGTACAGGTGTAAGCGGGGTCTGCACAGCAATCCAAGTGAATTAAAACTCTGCAACTGCACTGAATTTCCTAGCCCCTCTCACTGGGAATATTTAACCATCAAAGGCAACACTAAAGATCACTGGCTTGGAAAATTCTGGGAGGTTATGATGCCTTTTTCTACACTGAACTGTGTGGACTGCCCAACTTAGGAAATTAAAAcatttggagaaaagaaaaaaaaaaaaaaaggaatcaccCTGGTTGTTATAAAATTGAGAATTAGAAAATTTGAGGCAAATACAAAGTAAAAGATAACAAAAACCATGAGAATTATGCTCATACTCTGACCTACTAATATAACTTCTGAGAATCCAGCCAAAGGAGATCCTCTAAAATATGTATGTACTGgaacattttttattatagtcTTACTcttattatacattttttaaaaacttaaaatcaaAGTTAGGGGACTAGTGAAATAAATTATTGTTACTATTTGAAGgaatattatttaagaaattatgAAAACTATATAGCAACCTAGAAAATGTGTGTGCTGTCatgttaagtgaaaaatgcaaGATGTAAGGCActtatgtggagaaggaaatggcaacccactccagtgttcttgcctggagaatcccagggtcaggggagcctggtgggctgccgtctctggggtcgcactgagtcggacacgactgaagcgacttagcagcagcagcagcagcagcagcagcagcagcaagacatttATGTACTCTGATTAAAACCATGGGAAAAGTCTCTGTTAATATTACCGTGGAAGGAAATGTACAAAAGCAATCATAGCTTCTGTGGTTAAGGTaggattatgtttttattttccaaactttctcagtgtgtatgtcggGGTGTGCTCAGGTGTGAgctgtgcgctcagtcatgcccgactctttgcgaccccatgggctgtagcccaccaggctcctctgtccatgggattctccaggtaagaatactagagtgcgttaccatgccctcctccaggggatcttcctgatccagggatggaacttgtgtctcttgcgttggaaggcagagtctttaccactgcaccacctggggttATGCTTCTATTTTCCAAACTTTCTCTAGTGGTGTTTATATTTCTGCAATAATGAAACCCATGTATTACATGAACAAACATATTGTTCAGCACTGAGCCGACGTATTATCGCAGCAACCCTCCTCACCAAGCTTCACTTACCCCTTTGAGGCCACCTCTTCCTACCTTCCCCATGATTTGTTTCGTCAAATAcctcctttcttttccctcaCCTCCAGACACCCATCTCTACTGATTCTCTTTCCTTTATCCACAGATAGGTATATAGCTCCTCTATCATAAAAAATAAGAACCTCAAACTGCCACTCTCTGGTTTATAATTCACTGAAGGACTTTCTATTACTCTTCATTTCCTTACTGCTTTAAAAAGCCCCTTATTCCCAAGCACATCCTACCTTGTCCAGGCCACATCCCTTTTCTTGTCTTCCAGACACACTGCGATCCCAGCCTGTCTCACTGCCAAGTCCCTGGGAGTTACAAGGAGGTGCTCTAGTCTTGTTCTTAGCCCAAAGCTTTCCTCTTCTGCACCGTGTCCCTTTGGTCTTCTCCGCTCCCAGCCTCTACAAAGATCTCCCACTAGAATGGAAGACCCTTTCTTTTTGCATCTGCAGGATCTAATACAGCTCTTGACACACAGCAAACACTTAACCAACGTGGATtgagtgagtaaatgaatggCCAACCCTGCCAGCTCACCTGGGCTCCAGAACTGACTACTAGAAAGTGTCTCTTGATGTTCAGATGACATCTCCAACTCTTTAAAGGGCCCAATACAGTACTTACATTTCTCCTACTGTGCACCCAAAGCACCTCAAGTCCCCTAATGACACCTGCAATTCTTCAGCATCCTTACAGACTTTCTTTCTCTATCCAACCAGTTACCAGGGTCCCAATCTCCCCTGGAAGCTCTCCATACCTCTCTTCCCATCTTATTTCCCTTGACTTCCTTGAATATAATCTGGGCTCCAGAGAAGGGGGACTACTCACTTCCTAAATAGACAAcctgtattttctttgtttcaaagtttaataaaatgaaaaggaaaaaaatacaagctCAGtgtagaacatttaaaaattatattcagttATGAATTTTGTATAAACTTGAACATCGAGGGTTTCCCCATAGTTGCATGACTAGGAGTAACAATTTGATGCAGACCCTTACATCTAAATTTTTGGCCACCTCTTTAATTATCTCTCCAGTAATGGGACTATTAGGCTGAAAAGTATGACCATCTTAAGGCTAACAGTGCATATATCCTAAACTGCTTTCCAGAAATAaatgttgtaccaatttacactccaaACAGAGAATAGTGATGGTGCATATCTCAGCTGACCTTTGTTAGCACCAagtaacactttaaaaaatatctgtcaATTGCATAGGTGGAAAATAAAGATTTCCTCCATGACTTTTCTGATGTTTTCTCTCTGATCAGttatctctcttctttctctctgcctctcactgaattcctCTCATTGAAATTCCCCTCAGCTACTGAACTTATCTATCCTATGAAACCCACCTCGGAAGCACCCCTTCATTAAATCCCCtggctctgcctgcaatgccgtcGCACCCAGAGTCTCATCATTGTGTTGGCATCTCCTGACTTTGCCTTGCAGGGAGATATTCCATatggtctttgttgttgcaccTTCAGGGCCCTGAAAAAGGATCCATATCCTTCTGCAATGTGTACACATCTTAGAGTTCTAAAATGTTGAATTCCATTTCTGTGTAACATAGTGAGAGTTATTCTTCCGTTCCATTAATAATGGTGTGGTGTATCTGGAAGTAAGACTTTAGCTCCATGACGGGacagaaatttatttataaagaGCTTTCTAACATCAAAGGTGGCTTTTGCATACAAGGGGGAAACTGTGCAATTTTCTTTGCCcttatttaaaagcagagtcAAAATCCAGGGAACTCAaatcagggctctgtaacaacctagagaggtggggtggggtaggaaaggggacagaggttcaagagggaggggacatatgtacacctatggctgattcatgttgatgtagggcagaaaccaacgttaatactgtaaagcaattatccttcaattaaaaataaattaattaaaaaaataaaggtgggTATATGGGAAAAAAGTTGAGTCAAAATAATAATCTGTCAAGTAGAAAAACAAGCAGTTTACCAAAGGCTATGTATAATTCagtttttgtaaaaacaaaataatacagtCATTTTTATCCACATAAGgcatatattatacacacattCATGGGCATAGGAAAAATCTAGAAGTATGCATAAATACGTTAACAATGGATGGTCCTAATTTTCTatagttaatatatttatttggatacttaaaatatattttttaaatgtcacagaaaaataaacaatttatatCTCTAAGTCCAGAATGAAATGTATTGCTTTCTGAAGGTCTGCCCTGTATTACCTCCATAAGACTCAGGGTTTTAGCAATGTTTTCTTCTTTAGTGTCAAGAAGAATGAAAATCGTTATGGTTTCTGTGAAGCTCCTCTAAGCCTTCTAGTGTATGAGAAGCTTCAGTTTCtctgaacaccaccaccatccaTTTATCAGTTTGTTTTGAAAGCATGATGTGTCAAAAAtctattgtttccttttttattttcaatgacACACATGTTAAGCCATTTTCCCAACTGGAATCTACACAAACTGCCAACAGTCATGAATTTAAAGTTGCCTTTTGAATCATAAACTATAATTAGTTCTCTGAGGATTTAAgcagacaaacttttttttcccctatgaaaTACATTTTGTCCTGCCCTCCTGTAAACACCTATCATGTATTCGTGTGCATGCAAGGAAAGAATGGCTGATGCTTTGGGGTAAGAAAAATCATGGGAAGAGAAACATTTAGAACCAAAGAAGTTTTCCTaagaaatgagggaaaaaaatgggATTATTATTGGATGCTACCCTGTGGCAAGCTCAGGATATCCGTACAGGAGAAACTCAAAAACTGtttactaaatgaatgaataagaattgttttttctcctccagagACAAGGTAGGTTTCTTATTACTGTGTGATGCATTTTAGGATGTGAAGAGAGAATTACTAGCAAAGGAAAGAGAATTTACTGGTGTCTGTTGGCTattaacagaaaaatacaaaagagTGATTCTAGATttgggggaaggaaaggagagcGTTATTGAGGAGAGAGAAGTCAGTTATGTATAAAAATTCACTTTAACAAGTAGGGTCCTTGCTTGTCATGTTTTGACACTTGACTTGCATATTTTCCACTGATGAAAAACAAGAATGGACTGCACCATTAATTCATAATAACCTCTTAGAGGCCAAAACCCTGGAAGGACTTGCCTTCTTAAGTTTAGTCTGAGTCCTGGCTTGAACTAAGGAAGAATTTATCAGTGGAGGAAGGGCCAAATTTCTCAGTGATTTTTATCATCACAGTAACTGtcatttattaaatgcttaatATATAACTGGCCCTGCACTGTGCCCTTTTATATCAGGAGTCCCAAATTCTGGGATCttatgcctgatgatctgaggtggagctgatggaatcatattagaaataaagtgcacaataagtgtaatgtacttgaatcatcctgatACCATCCCCGACTCCCACCCCCAGATGGTGGAAAAACTCtttcacaaaaccagtccctggtgccaaaaaggttggggaccactgcttcaCATGCATAATCCTGAGTCAGCTGCATCAGACGGGGCTCCTCAAACCCTGGTGCCCCAGCTTTCCAGGGCTTGACTGCTAAATGGCATTTAATATCCCtggacttcagcttcctcatctatcaaatggagatgataatataATAATTCTTATATCTcatgaattaaatgagatgaaagcATTTTTGTCAAGTCttatataaatgttatttaagggtgttaggttttacattttttttaaagtagaatggCGGGGGGGAAGAGTGTGTCATTGTGTCATCTGGCCTCTGCTGACACCTCCCAGCTCATTCCCTTTTCAAGTGCTCTTCACTGCCCACCCTTGTCCCTGGAACATATACTCCACCCTggctcaggacctttgcaccagCTGGGTCTTCGCCCTGAAGTCCTCCTTTCTCAGATCTCCACATGGCTGGCTCCTTTGCACTGTTTAGATCTTGGTGCACCTTCTTAGCTAACACAGCATCCTTTCCTTGCAGGCAAACCCCACTGTACACTCATTTGTTTTCCTCAAGGCACCTACCACCATCTGTAATTACTTGTGTTTACTGTCTGTCACTCCCAACTAGTATATAAGGTCTAAGAGGGAAAGGGACTTAGATGTCTAATGTCTCCACTTAACtccaggcacacagtaggcactcagtaatgTCTGCTGAGTAAATCTGCTTAATGAAGAACATGACAAAGAGAAATAATCAAATCAGAAACTTCTGGGCAGCATATGAAGAGTTATCTAGAAAGGTTCAGACAAACTGAAAGGTTTCTTGTGCTGAGCATATACAAGGCAGAAGAAGGGTGACTGGTTGCTACGGAGAGGAGTGAGAGCCTCATGAGCTTTAGAGCCATGCCGACCAAGTATCGATACAAGCCGACGCTGTGCAGGCACGCAGCTTGGCCAGGCTACTCAGCTTGCTACGGCCGCGTCCTCCCTCTCTGAACAACTGAGAGGACTGGATTTCATAACGTTGTGGAGAGGATTAAGTGAAGCCATCCCTTAAAGCCTTATCCTAGTTCAtggtagttggagaaggcaatggcaccccgctccagtactct
This portion of the Capra hircus breed San Clemente chromosome 28, ASM170441v1, whole genome shotgun sequence genome encodes:
- the EDARADD gene encoding ectodysplasin-A receptor-associated adapter protein; the protein is MASPDDPLRADHLAKEPVEDTDPSTISLNTSDKYPIQDTGLPKEEECDPITLNCPANSDVQHQGEENGFRDSTGDPLSDVSKDVSCTETCSCPSCSLQVPTISDLLNDQDLLDVIRIKLDPCHPTVKNWRNFASKWGMPYDELCFLEQRPQSPTLEFLLRNSQRTVGQLMELCRLYHRADVEKVLRRWVDEEWPKRGRGEHPRNF